Genomic DNA from Candidozyma auris chromosome 1, complete sequence:
CCCCCATCAGGCGCCACTTGAGACAAATCCATCTTGGATGGAACAGGATTACCACTCTCGTCTAGAATTTCCTCTCCACTATTTTGAGATAGGTCTTTTCCTACGTCCTGACCCTGCTTCTTTCGACGATCGAGTTCTTCTCTTGTGAGCTGAAACTGAATGTTTCTTGGATCTTTTCTATGCAATCTGACTGGCTTAGTGAAGTTCTTTATGATATCAACGTTCTGTTTTGTTTGGAATTTCATGATGTGGTTCCTAGtgtccttcaactcctcctgAGAACAAGCTTTCAAAGGAATTACGTTCCAGTCGCTACCAGAAGCGCTCCTAGGAGGCGGCAGCACTTTTGGAGAgcctttttcatctttaaCCTTAGGATCTCTATTGATAGGAGACTGACTCATggctgaagaaaaggaatGAAATTCTACGGAGCTTTTACCCTTGAGATACAGAGTGCTACTCGCACATCTATATACAATACAAGCTGGCTGATCCATGGGGTACGCATACTGCTAATATTTGTGTGGTCAGATATGGAGTTCAGCATTACAAGCAAAATTGATTATCCCTTGGGGCATCCCAGCGATCCATTATTTCGATTTTCATCTATGAACTGGATCTCTCCAAATTACATGTGGTGATTCTCATCTCTTGTATCAAAGAAAGTATAAAGGCAAAAAGCCGGATAAAATATTGATTCCTCATGTTCAAATCACCTCCATTCTTTCCCcgaaacaaaaaaatttgcaaaCTATTTCACATTCGTGTTGCAGGGTTCGATTTTGGGTGTTATGTGAGAACCATCTCGCGACATGGATAGCGCTTCCTGGAAAGTGCCATATCAGCTATTGAATTGGTGCTTACCCCTAATCCTTATTCAAATGCAAGATGAAATAAGGAGGTAAGTAAGTTTTAATTCGACCATTGATTAGGTCAAGGCCCTCTACTGAGAGAGTTGAGTATCTGCACCCGTTGTGCGTCTGACACTCAAGGgtctttttttgcagccattatgTGTGGTAAAATAAACTGATTTTGAAATGTGTTTAGAATTTGATAACAAGAAATTGAATAATACTCTTGAGATGTGTAAAGCCTCTAAAGCTGTGAAAATCAGCTGAACTGACCCACCACTGTGAATCATAGTAATCTCGCTTAGCGCTTGTATTCCGAATTCCCTCGCCGGTTATCTTCGCGAGGCCGGTACCGGCGAAATTATTCACCGTCCTATTTGAAATATTCAGTTCGACCAAGGTACCTCTTCATAGTAATGACCGAATCGGAGGCAAAACCGCCCCCGCCCAAGTACCTAGGCTTTATAGCTGGTATGTTTTCGGGTGTGACGAAAAATGCAGTGGGCCATCCGTTCGATACTGTGAAAGTTAGATTGCAGACTTCTGAAGGACGATTCAAAGGCCCTATGGATTGTGTTTGGCAGACGTTCAAGTCAGAAGGCATCAGGGGCTTCTATAAGGGCTTCACACCTCCCTTGGTGGGATGGGTGCTTATGGACTCTGTGATGCTTGGGTCTCTCCATTTGTATAGACGGCTCGTGAAGGAGAATTTCTATcccgaggagaagaagctccCGCTCTCAGGGTACATCATAGCCGGATTAGGAAGTGGCTGGACTGTTTCCTTCGTGGCTGCTCCGATAGAGCAATTCAAGGCAAGACTACAGGTGCAATACGATGCCAAAACAAGAATCTACTCGGGACCATTAGATGTGGCAAAGAAGCTCTGGAAAATATCTCCATTGACATGGTATACTGGTCTTTTTAGTACAATGGTGTTTCGGACAAATTTCATTTTCTGGTGGGGCTCGTATGAGCTTATAACAAACTGGTTCAAAGAGAATACCAACATGTCTCCGGCGTCGATCAACTTTTGGTCTGGTGGACTTTCTGCTACCGTCTTTTGGATATTTGCGTACCCTGCTGATGTTGTGAAGCAGACCATCATGACAGACAGCCCAATAAAACTGCAGAAGAAGTTCCCCCGCTATATCGACGCAGCGAAATATATTTATCATGAAAAGGGATTAGGAGGATTTACAAGAGGCTTTGGGCCGTCAATATTACGTTCGTTTCCAGCTAATGCTGCTGCTTTAGCCGCATTCGAGGCGGTGATGAGGTTCTTGCATTAAATCGTCTCTTCATTTCCCACATATGGACTTTCGTTACATACTTTTATCAATAGACCTAGCATCAACAGCACAATATCTCGATTCAATCGATAGCTTCCGGATCTCATTAAGACTCTAGCCACCTCAAGCCCTAGTTTTATAGCTCACTGTCATTTCTCCGCAGTGATTGACATCTATAGTGAAAATTCTGATGTCACAACCGCTATTTATGTGACATCAATACATCTCAAACCATTTGATCCACGGGTCTCGAAATCAAACTGGATGAGGATTGTCGATTGAGTCTAATAAACATATCAAGCGTATCTATATCAATTTGACAGAAGCCTTTAAGCGTTTGCATTGGCCAACCTAGAGGCTTTGGTCTCAGGAGACATTATTGCTGCGATTCCTTCGCCACTTCCCATGGCTTGGCTCTGACAGGAGCCTCAGGAGTGGAGCTTTGCTCAGTGAGAACAGTATCTGGGATTTGCTTGATGCCAGGCACTGGCTTTCCGGACACGATGAGGTCTACCACATGTTGATAATTGTTGGAGTATGGGGCTTGTTCTTTCTCCTCACCAACAGGAGGCTCCTGCTGGGACTCCTCAATGGAAGTGATCTTGCCGCCTGAGTTTCTCTTCCATGCGTAATAGTCGTCAAGATTTAAGATGTTGCCAGTATGTGAACAGTAAAAGAAGGACTTGGCCTGGTCAACTAACTGTTGTTTCTCAATGGCGGGAATCGTTGACACGCTGGGATCGCtctccttgagcttctcaaggtGATTATGCAAAATCTCATGAAGCCCGTCCTGGAAGTCCTTTAGAGAGTCCCAATCAAAGTTATCAAATTCAATGTATACCTTTTCTTGAGGGTCCAGCATTATGGTTGTGTAATATTCTCACAGAGCGCGCTCACAATTTCTAGATACCTTTAGCGTCGTCATGGTGGCCTTGAGCACGAACAAAGTTATTGCTTTGGGATTGTTACTCAGAATTGGgtttttcctctttggaatTGTTCAGGATAAGCTTCTGCCCGTCAAGTATACGGACATAGACTATGTTGTATTCTCTGATGCTGCTCAGTACGTAGCGCTGGATAAATCGCCATACATGAGAGAGACCTACAGATACACGCCATTGCTAGCCTGGATTCTATTACCGGGAACACTTGGGGGCTTATGGGAACATTATGGGAAAGCAGTCTTCATTCTCTGTGATATGTTGACAGGCATTCTAATCATCAAGTCTCTTCAACGAGATGTGATTCCTGATACCAGACCATCGGCAACATTCTTCCAGAGGAATAAATTGCCAATCCTTTCTGCTATTTGGATTCTTAACCCTATGGTGATAACTATCAGTACCAGGGGTTCATCTGAGAGTGTGTTGTCGTGCCTCATAATGTTAGCTATTGAGAATCTCATGCAAGGCCAATTGTTTATGTCTGCCGTGTGGTTGGGATTGTCGATTCACTTTAAGATTTACCCAGTGATATTCTTGCCTGCTATCATGCTCCATCTTGTCGCAAAGCGGCCCTCATTGATCAGAGGCTTGCTGAATGTACCTGTCATCGGCTGGATCAATTCGGCCAACATGCTATACTTCGTGGTAACATTGGTTGCATTAGCGCTCACAAACTTCACGATGTACCACTTTTACGGTTACGAGTTCTTATATCATTCTTATATCTATCACTTGACTCGTTTAGACCATCGCCACAACTTTTCATTGTACAACACGGCACTTCAAGCCAAGGCAGCGAAAGATTATCTCATCAATAAGCCTGAAGGAATCGATGTAATAAGCCTTGTTTTTGGAAATATTGAAAAGATAGCTTTTGTCCCCCAGTTGTTACTTTCAGGAATCATTATCCCAGTGGCCCTAGCCAGACAAAACCTTATGGGCTGCCTTTTTATACAGACACTCACCTTTGTCACCTTTAACAAGGTGATCACATCACAATACTTCATTTGGTATTTGATCTTCTTACCAGGCTATCTTGCTAAGTCCAAAATCATAAGAACTGAGTATAGGCTCAAAGGGTTCATAATGATTGCATCTTGGGTGCTTGGTCAAGGCTTGTGGCTATTTTACGCGTACAGGTTGGAATTTATTGGAGAGAATACATTTAATGAGCTCTTGATAGCATCAGTTATATTTTTCATCACAAATTGTTGGCTCATAGGTGAGTTTATATCCCTGGCGTGAGCAGCTTGCTTTGGTACGTTGATTGGAAGAGATATTGCCATGCTGACCTCTAGATCTCGAGTCTATATTAGGACTTTTGAAATTTCTTTTACCTTGATGGGCTACGATGACGATTTAGTGAACCATTCCGCTCTTCGAATATAGTAGAACTGAAGAGTCAGCGCGTTCAAGCTTGCTACGCGTCAATCAACCTAAAAAATTATCAATTGGATGCTCAAGCGAACTTCTAGGACTGGGGAAGTATAATGAGGGTATCAACTGCATGCACCTTTACCTAGGGCTGTCCTAGCAGAATACTGCATATTGTTGGCTGATCGAAAGTACGCTAGGTGAGATGAGTAGAACATACGCATTAAATAATATAGCACGTTTATAAAACATGTCCCGTATGGAACTATACTCACCAGAGGGACTCCGGATTGATGGAAGGAGGTGGAACGAATTGCGTCGGTTCGAGTGCCAGATCAATACCCATCCACATTCTTCGGATGGCTCTTCATATGTGGAACATGGAAATACGAAGGTGATGTGCATTGTCAAGGGACCTATGGAACCTCATTCAAGAGCACAGCAAGATCAGACGGATGCATCAATAGAAGTCAATATAAACGTTGCCAGTTTTTCGACTctagaaagaaaaaagagaaacaaaaaCGAAAAACGTATTGTGGAGCTTAAAGCTACGCTTGAAAGAACTTTCGAACAGAGTGTGCTCACACATCTATACCCTAAAACGTTGATCGAAATAGAGGTTCAGGTATTGGCGCAAGACGGTGGAATGTTGGCCAGTATCACCAATGCAATCACTTTGGCTCTCATAGATGCAGGTATTGCTATATATGATTACGTTTCCGCCGTGACAGTGGGCCTACATGATCAGACGCCATTATTGGATCTTAATTCGTTGGAGGAGGGAGATATGAGCTGTTTGACTGTTGGGGTTGTGGGTAAGAGCGAAAAGATGGCTATGTTACTTATGGAAGATAAAATGCCCATTGATCATTTAGAGTCAGTATTGGGAATAGCTATTGCGGGAAGTCATAAAATAAGAGAGTTACTTGATGACGAGGTCAGAAGGCACGGAAACAAAAGACTCGCCAAACTACAGAGCAAGGCCTAGAGGAGTGGCTGCGCATCACGAAATAAAGAGCATACACATGAGACAATTCAATAAATTGCGTAGACTTAATACAGCGCTAGGGCTGCTGGTGATATATAAGTGTCGAAGAGGGCAAAAAGGAAGCTGACACGGACAGGAATCGAACCTGCAACCCTTTGATTTGGAATCAAAAGCTCTGCCATTGAGCCACCGCATCAGTtaattgaaaaattgatgaTCGCAAAAAACTATATAATCTATATTAAATTCTTATAAAAATCTCTTGGAGCTCAAACCTCATTTAGTTAATTTCAATTTAATTCACCCTTTGGAAACTCACCTGATCTCCTTATTGGGTTTTTTGTGTAGGTTTAaagctgaggaagagatgtGTGAAACATCTTGACCTTGGCGACCCTCAATCAACgtattcatcaaaagaaaaaaaaacggAGAAAGAAATCCCATTTTGGAAAGATATCATAGAATGGAAAAATTGACCTCCTCCAACGTCCTCATAATGATTGTTTAAAGGTGGTCATCCCTTCCCCTGGCGGAGAGGCTTCTAAAAGTAGAAATGAACACCAAATTTTTGAACCTCTCGCCTACCCCATTCTCTGAGATCTGTGCAAGAATCAGGTTCTCCAGCTTGTCTCTCGTTTTTCGTTTGCCAAAACACTGAGATTCGTGAAACTTTCATGTGAGCTTGCCGCGCACCGGTTCCAAATTGGGTAGCCAACGTTGGTTGTGACACACGCAGCAAACCAGATACAGAACGAGAGTGTCAGACATAATAACCTTTGTGAAAATTAGTTTTGGCAAAGCACCATTCTTTCGAGGTGATTGTCAAAGTCGCTTTATTTGTATCAACCTTATCCACCAAAGCAAACtcgaatttttttttttaataaAATAATAAGTCTGTTCGCACGCCCTAATCCGGATTCTTTTCCTTGTCAGAAGCCGTATACCTGCATTGTGCCAGTTTCCAAATCAAACCGGTGGTGATTTGTCTCCACGTATTCTCACCTTCGCATACGTACTTGACCTACCCACAGGTAAACCACAATTCAAGACTCGCTGCTGAATTCAACAAGGGAaaacttgttgaaagaTTGCTTACCAAAACCTGTGATCTGAAGTAGTCAATATTTTTCTGTCTTTTTAGGTGTCTTTTGCGTGGAGAAGATTTATCAACAGCAGCATGTCGTACAGAGGCCCCAATCAATTCAACAACCAGTTCGGTGGTGGCCAATTCCAGCCTAACCAATTCAGTCAGGGTCAGTTCCAGCCTAATCAATTTCAGCACAACCAGTTTCAGGCCCCCCTTGGAAGACCGCCTGCCAATATTGGTCCGGTGCCTTCCCAGCTGTCTGGGTTGGAAAAACTCGAGAGTATCTCGAAGCAGATCGAGTCCGTGTTCGATACATACGGTGCTCCTTTGAAGCCCTACGTTCCTGCCATTGGCCGCCTTTTCATCGTTGCTACTTTTTACGAGGATGCCATCAGAATCTTCTGCCAGTGGTCTGAGCAGGTGTACTACTTGCATGTTTACAGAAAAATTTGGAAGTGGCTCACTGTgctcttcctttttctgAACATCATTTTGATGTTGGGTGCTTCAACCCTATTGGTGTTCAGAAAACATTCAATGTACGCCACCTCTGTACTCTGCGGCATTGTCATTTTGCAAGGCATGTTTTACGGCTTGATATTTGATAGTCagtttttgttgagaaatTTGTCGGTCGTTGGAGGTTTGATTTTGGCATTTTCCGACTCTCTCGTCAGAGACAAGAGATCTTTATCAATGCCTGGATTACCGATGCTCAACAATAAGGATGACAAAAAGTATTTCTTGTTGGCTGGCAGATTgttgttgatcttcttaTTCTTGGGATTTGTCTTTTCAGCGAACTGGTCCTTCATGAGAGTGCTTATCATTCTTGTTGGTCTTGCCGCGTGTACGTCGATTGTTGTTGGTTTCAAGACCAAGATTGCTGCTGGTGTATTGACCGTTCTTCTATTCACTTACAATGTATTTGTCAACCAGTTCTGGAGATACTCATCCTTCAATGCCAACCgtgacttcttgaagtatgAGTTCTTCCAGACTTTGTCTATTGTTGGTGGCCTTTTAATTATTGTCAATGCTGGAGCTGGTGAGTTGTCtattgatgagaaaaagaagatctaCTAAGGGCCATAGATGGGTCAGTAAAAAGCGGCAAACGTGCTCATGTTGTGGATGAGAAGTTTGCTTGCATTCACCTTCAGTCATTTATATTATGAGCAGAAACTTGATTGAGAAGGGAAAAATCCGGGCATCTTATTTTCTCGACAAACAcatacaaaagaaaaaaagaaaagcaagaaagaaaatagTATTGGCATTATCTCTAGAGTGAAGACTTTATAGGAATGCTTACAACCAGTGAGTAGATTCGATGTAGcacacccgtgcaccacGATAATGGAGCCCATTTCTACATCGAATGGGATCACTTCTATTACCACACTTCAAAATAATGGGCGAAGAGTCGAAATGTCCTGTGGATCATTCTCAGAGGAGTACGtggatggagaagatggGCAAGCTGACCCCTCAAGTAGAACCGCAAAGTAATCCTGAAGCATCATCCTGCCCCGTTGATCATACCGCTAGATCTAGATGGTTAAACAGTGTAAAAGTCTCATCGCAAGGAGCACCAGAGGATTTGGAAGTTGAGGGCTGCTCCTCTGATaagctcaaagaagaacCCGTTCTTGAAACCGCGTCAAACCTTCCGCTAGATCGAGAGATAAGTTCGATTCCTAGGACAGACACAAGAACCAACTGGATCTATCCATCCCAAAAACAATTCTTTGAGgcaatgaaaagaaaaaagtggaACCCTGAGGCAAATGATATGCTGACTGTTGTTCCAATTCACAACCATGTGAATGAGCTTGCATGGAGACATATTCTTAATTGGGAAAGAAGCCActtggaagaaagcaaGCAGAAGTGCGGTGGGATATCCTTAACAAGTTTCAAAGGTGATCTGAAGAAGCTTACGCCACGTGCGTGGATAAAGTCTACTCTTCTTGGCCAGGAGAAGCCATTCGACAGACACGATTGGACAGTCGACCGGTGTGGGGTGGAGGTGCCTTACGTTCTTGATTTCTACAGCGCAGGTGAGAAGGGCGGAGTCTTTGTGGATGTCAGACCAAAGATCGATTCATGGGAAGGCTTTAAGTTGAGGATTAGCAGAGCTTTGGGGTGGGCATGAAGCTCTTCATTGTAAATAGGTTATCAGCATTTTTCATATTGTGTCCAAATCAAAACAGCATTACTTGGGTGACTCTGAAGCTGTATGGAAACTACCTTCATCAAACATGGCAATAAGCATTGGTCGTAacttgcttcttttttatttaaATAGTATGTACAAAGGTAAGGGTCATCAGTGAAATCTATCTTCTTCCCATGAACTGACCAGACTGGCCCAATCTCTGCATGTCTTCGCCAACCTTGACGTTGGTCTCGAAGTACTTGGAAACACATCTGTCCAAACAGAGAGACTCTTGCTTATTGAGCTCACCTTCAGA
This window encodes:
- the CYT2 gene encoding cytochrome c1 heme lyase CYT2; this translates as MGEESKCPVDHSQRSTWMEKMGKSTPQVEPQSNPEASSCPVDHTARSRWLNSVKVSSQGAPEDLEVEGCSSDKLKEEPVLETASNLPLDREISSIPRTDTRTNWIYPSQKQFFEAMKRKKWNPEANDMSTVVPIHNHVNELAWRHILNWERSHLEESKQKCGGISLTSFKGDSKKLTPRAWIKSTLLGQEKPFDRHDWTVDRCGVEVPYVLDFYSAGEKGGVFVDVRPKIDSWEGFKLRISRALGWA
- a CDS encoding glycosylphosphatidylinositol-alpha 1,4 mannosyltransferase I, which encodes MVALSTNKVIALGLLLRIGFFLFGIVQDKLSPVKYTDIDYVVFSDAAQYVASDKSPYMRETYRYTPLLAWILLPGTLGGLWEHYGKAVFILCDMLTGILIIKSLQRDVIPDTRPSATFFQRNKLPILSAIWILNPMVITISTRGSSESVLSCLIMLAIENLMQGQLFMSAVWLGLSIHFKIYPVIFLPAIMLHLVAKRPSLIRGLSNVPVIGWINSANMLYFVVTLVALALTNFTMYHFYGYEFLYHSYIYHLTRLDHRHNFSLYNTALQAKAAKDYLINKPEGIDVISLVFGNIEKIAFVPQLLLSGIIIPVALARQNLMGCLFIQTLTFVTFNKVITSQYFIWYLIFLPGYLAKSKIIRTEYRLKGFIMIASWVLGQGLWLFYAYRLEFIGENTFNELLIASVIFFITNCWLIGEFISSA
- a CDS encoding exosome non-catalytic core subunit SKI6 gives rise to the protein MSRMELYSPEGLRIDGRRWNELRRFECQINTHPHSSDGSSYVEHGNTKVMCIVKGPMEPHSRAQQDQTDASIEVNINVASFSTLERKKRNKNEKRIVELKATLERTFEQSVLTHLYPKTLIEIEVQVLAQDGGMLASITNAITLALIDAGIAIYDYVSAVTVGLHDQTPLLDLNSLEEGDMSCLTVGVVGKSEKMAMLLMEDKMPIDHLESVLGIAIAGSHKIRELLDDEVRRHGNKRLAKLQSKA
- the TIM10 gene encoding protein transporter TIM10, whose product is MFGLGGAPQVSSQQKIQAAEAELDMVTGMFNSLVEQCHTKCINKGYSEGELNKQESLCLDRCVSKYFETNVKVGEDMQRLGQSGQFMGRR
- the ERV29 gene encoding Erv29p, encoding MSYRGPNQFNNQFGGGQFQPNQFSQGQFQPNQFQHNQFQAPLGRPPANIGPVPSQSSGLEKLESISKQIESVFDTYGAPLKPYVPAIGRLFIVATFYEDAIRIFCQWSEQVYYLHVYRKIWKWLTVLFLFSNIILMLGASTLLVFRKHSMYATSVLCGIVILQGMFYGLIFDSQFLLRNLSVVGGLILAFSDSLVRDKRSLSMPGLPMLNNKDDKKYFLLAGRLLLIFLFLGFVFSANWSFMRVLIILVGLAACTSIVVGFKTKIAAGVLTVLLFTYNVFVNQFWRYSSFNANRDFLKYEFFQTLSIVGGLLIIVNAGAGELSIDEKKKIY